Proteins encoded together in one Balaenoptera ricei isolate mBalRic1 chromosome 2, mBalRic1.hap2, whole genome shotgun sequence window:
- the ISL2 gene encoding insulin gene enhancer protein ISL-2 translates to MVDIIFHYPFLGTMGDHSKKKPGTAMCVGCGSQIHDQFILRVSPDLEWHAACLKCAECSQYLDETCTCFVRDGKTYCKRDYVRLFGIKCAKCQVGFSSSDLVMRARDSVYHIECFRCSVCSRQLLPGDEFSLREHELLCRADHGLLLERAAAGSPRSPGPLPGARGLHLPDPGSGRQPSLRPHVHKQTEKTTRVRTVLNEKQLHTLRTCYAANPRPDALMKEQLVEMTGLSPRVIRVWFQNKRCKDKKKSILMKQLQQQQHNDKTSLQGLSGTPLVAGSPIRHESAVQGSAVEVQTYQPPWKALSEFALQSDLDQPAFQQLVSFSESGSLGNSSGSDVTSLSSQLPDTPNSMVPSPVET, encoded by the exons ATGGtggatattatttttcattatcctTTTCTGGGTACTATGGGGGATCATTCCAAGA AGAAGCCCGGGACGGCCATGTGCGTGGGCTGCGGGAGTCAAATCCACGACCAGTTTATCCTGCGGGTGTCGCCCGACCTCGAGTGGCACGCCGCCTGCCTCAAGTGCGCCGAGTGCAGCCAGTACCTGGACGAGACGTGCACGTGCTTCGTGAGAGACGGGAAGACCTACTGCAAGCGGGACTACGTCAG GCTCTTCGGCATCAAGTGCGCCAAGTGCCAGGTGGGCTTCAGCAGCAGCGATCTGGTGATGCGGGCGCGGGACAGCGTGTACCACATCGAGTGTTTCCGCTGTTCCGTGTGCAGccgccagctgctgcccggcgaCGAGTTCTCGCTGCGGGAGCACGAGCTGCTCTGCCGCGCCGACCACGGCCTCCTGCTCGAGCGCGCCGCGGCCGGCAGCCCGCGCAGCCCCGGCCCGCTCCCCGGCGCCCGCGGCCTGCATCTGCCAG ACCCGGGATCGGGCCGGCAGCCCTCGCTGCGCCCGCACGTGCACAAACAGACCGAGAAGACAACCCGCGTGCGGACCGTGCTCAACGAGAAGCAGCTGCACACTCTGCGGACGTGCTACGCCGCCAACCCGCGGCCCGACGCGCTCATGAAGGAGCAGCTGGTGGAGATGACCGGCCTGAGCCCGCGGGTCATCCGCGTCTGGTTCCAGAACAAACGGTGCAAGGACAAGAAGAAATCCATCCTCAtgaagcagctgcagcagcagcagcacaatGACAAGACG AGCCTGCAGGGACTGAGCGGGACGCCCCTGGTGGCGGGCAGCCCCATCCGCCACGAGAGCGCCGTGCAGGGCAGTGCAGTCGAGGTGCAGACGTACCAGCCGCCATGGAAAGCGCTCAGCGAGTTCGCCCTCCAGAGTGACCTGGACCAACCCGCCTTCCAGCAGCTG GTCTCCTTCTCTGAGTCTGGTTCCCTAGGCAACTCCTCCGGCAGCGACGTGACCTCCCTGTCCTCGCAGCTCCCGGACACCCCCAACAGCATGGTGCCGAGTCCCGTGGAAACGTGA